The Peptacetobacter hiranonis DNA window GATGAAATTGCACTGGATAGGATGCAAAGGTACGGTTGGCCAGGAAATGTTAGAGAGCTTCAAAATAGTATTGAGTATAGTGTAAATATGGCTCAGGGTAGCGAGATTACAGTCGATGTTCTTCCAAAGTCTATTCTGGAGTATGAGGAGAAGTTTGAGGAAGATGAGACTTCTGCTATAGAGACGTTGGAGGATCTTGAGAAGAGAGAGATACAGAAGGCGTTGAAAAGATATGGAGTATATAAAAAAGACAAAGAATTGGCGGCAAAGGCCCTAGGAATATCGAGGGCAACTCTTTATAGAAAAATTGAAAAGTATGGAATTAAGTAACGAAGAATGAATATAATAATTCACTCTCCAGACTCAGTCATCACAAGGGTATCTCATCAGAGATGAAATACCGCAGTGATGACTTCATATTGTCGAGTGAGATTATTATATTTCATTCTTAGGTATACTAATTCCATAAGTTTTCAATTTTGGTTATAAAGAAGTTGCTTATATGGGAGTAGATAAAGTAAAATGTTTTCGAATTTATTGAGAGCGCTAATCATAATGAACCCTTTTCTACAGTAATTCCACATGTTTTCAATTTTAGTTATAAAGAAGTTGTCCTTTGGAAAGAGATGAAGTTGGAGAAGTTTGTTTTTTAGGTTAATGTGAGAGTAGTTTTAGAGCAGTTTGTTTATATTTATATATATATTCTCATTTTGAGATTATTTCTCAAAATGAGATTTTTTTATACCTAAAATGAGAAAAAATATTTTTTGAAAAGTTGATAATAAATATTTTTGAGATGATAATTTTAAAAAATAATAGGTTTAAAGCTAGTTATATAGCCAAGTGTAAAGTTTTATGAAGGTGTTTTTTCAACTTTGGCACGAGATATGCTTATTATATATGGCGTGTAAAGGGTTATTAGATAATCCAAATGTATGAACAGAAATTTATTTAGAACTATTTAGAAATTTGCTATTGAAATACGAGAGATATTAGATTATATGGAGGGTGTACGATGAGAGATATAAGAAATGAATTAGTTGAAATGTTAAGAAATGAAGTTAAGCCAGCAGTTGGATGTACAGAACCAGTTGCATTAGCTTTAGCTTGTGCAAAAGCTAAGGAACTTTTAGGTGAAGAAGTTATAGATAATAAGATGTTAGTAAGTAACAATATATTCAAAAACGGAATGGGTGTTGGTATACCAGGAAGTAAGATATTAGGATTAAAAGTTGCAGCTTGTATGGGTATAGTTGGTGGAAAATCTGCGGACGGATTAAGCGTTCTTGAAGGTTTAACTGAAGAAGAAGTTAGAGAATCAGAAAAATATTTAGAAGAACATACTATATCAGTAGAGCCAACTGACTCAGCTGATAAGATATACTTAGAAGTTATGTTAAAAGGTGCTAATCATGAAGTATTAGTTAAGATAAGAGGAAGACACGATAACTTTACATATCTTGCAAAAGATGGAGAAGTTATATTAGATAATGAACCAAAAGAAGAAGTTGTAGCTGATGGTGCAAAAGAAGAAAGAAAAGAAACTTTAATGGACAATGCTACAGTTGCTGAAATAGTTGACAACGTAGAAAAAATGGACTTTGAAGATATAAAATTCCTTCTTGACGGTATAACAATGAACAGAGCTATGGCAGAAGTTGGTTTAAGAGAAAAAACTGGTGTTGGTACTGGTTTTGGAATTAAAGAAGCTATAAAAGCTGGAGAATTAGGTGATGACCTTGTAAACTACGCAATGATGCTTACATCAGCAGCTTCAGATGCTAGAATGTCAGGTGTTAAGATGCCAGTTATGAGTTCAAACGGAAGTGGTAACCACGGTTTAACAGCAATACTTCCAATAGCTGCATACAACGAAAGAAATCCTCAGAGTGATGAAAGAGTTGCTAGAGCTTTAGCAATATCTCACTTAATAACTGCATACATCAAAAACTTCACAGGTAGATTATCTCCAATGTGTGGATGTGGTGTTGCAGCTGCAATAGGATGTACAGCAGGTCTTTCTTGGTTAATGGATGCTGAACAGTCTCAGATAGAAGGAGCTATGGAAAATATGATAGCTAACTTAAGTGGTATGATATGTGACGGTGCAAAACCAGGATGTGCTTGTAAATTAGCTACAGCATCTTCTGCAGCAGTTCAGAATGCTATACTTGCTAAGAGAGGATGTATAGTTCCAGGACTTAATGGTATAGTTGGTAGATCTGTTGATGAAAGTGTTAGAGCATTAGGATGCGTTGGAGATGAAGGAATGTCTGTAACTGACAACGTAATACTTGATGTTATGAATGAAATGAATAAATAAGCCTTTAAATAATCTTAAAATATAATTTTCAAAAATGCCGTATCGATTTTCGATGCGGTATTTTTATTTGGTGAGGTGTGCGATAGAAACAACCTTCTCTCCAGACTCAGTCATCACAAGGGTATCTCATCAGAGATGAAATACCGCAGTGCTGCCTTCGTATTGTCGAGTGAGGTTGTTTTCTATCGCACACTTTTGGTAAAAATAGCAATCGAAAATCGATACTGGATATTTTGGAATTATGCTTGTAAGAATTATTTAAAGGCTTATTTTGCGTCGGGAAGTATATGACAAAAAAAGTAAAAAACCACCAGACTATTGGACGTAGTGGTGGTTTTACTATTGCTTTAAAACTTAGTTTAAAAAAAGAAAAATAACCAAGTTATCTTCTAAAAGTTATTCTTACCTCTTTTTATATTGTACCATATTAAAAAGAATAGAGCCACTTTTTGAAAGTTTTTAACTTGAAAATATTATTAACTAGAGAATATTTGTGAAATTAAGGAAAAAATTAAATAAGTAGATTTATCTAAGTTATTATAGATAGCATTTTTCTATTAAACTATTGAAAATACTCAATAATTCGTATAAAATAATCTGTATAACAAAAGAATCGGAGGCCAGAAAATGGACATAACTAAAAAGAAATGGGAAACAATGTACACAGAAGAGGACATTGCAAAAAGAGTAAAAGAACTTGGAAAACAGATAACAGAAGACTATAAAGATAAAAAATTAATGGTAGTTGCACTACTTAGAGGAAGCTTTATATTCTGCGCAGACTTAGTTAGAAGCATAGATTTACCACTAAGAGTAAACTTCATGACAACATCTAGCTATGGAAATTCAGAAGAAACTAGTGGAACAGTTAAAGTATCTTCAGATGTAACTGTAGATTTAGAAGGATACGATGTGCTTGTAGTTGATGATATAACTGACAGTGCAGTGACTATGGATTTCGTACTTAAACATTTAAAAGCTAAAAATCCAGCGAGTATAAAAAGCTGCGTGCTATTAGACAAACCTTCAAGAAGAAAAGTTGACTTAGTGCCAGACTACTGTGGATATGAAGTAGAGGATAAATTCGTTGTTGGATACGGATTTGACTGTGGAGATTACTTCAGAAACGTACCATACATATTCAACGTAACAGACGAAGATAGATAATTAGAGAAGTAGACCTTTGTATATTTACAAGGGTCTTTCTACGTTTGCATTCTTTTCAAATCACACAATAAAGATTTTTTATTTAAACTATGATATAATATTTATTGAAAAGATGACAAAATAGAGCGGTGGCAACCTTTTAGAATCCTCCTAATGTTTTAGAAGGGAGGTTATGTCTGTGGTAGAGACAGTATTAACGCTAATTGTGATACCTATATTTGTAGGTGTAGCAATAAACAAACTATCTAAAGACAAAAAAGAAAAAAACCACCAATCTATTAGCCGTAGTGGTGGTTTTACATTTTCTCTTGTAATTAAATTCAAGAAAGATTAATAGCCTAGCTATTGCTCTAGTAATCTTTTCTTTATTATATCATACTGCTATTCTAGTATCAAGTTATCCATTTACACTTGTTATTTTATTTTATAATATATCCTTCATATCATATAATCCGTTTTCTTTGTCTAATATCTTCTTAGCAGCAAATATTGCACCTTCAGCGAAAATTGCATTAGACTGTGCATGATGAGCAAGTGTTACAACTTCACTGTCACCACAGAATAGCACATCGTGGTCAGAAACTATATTTCCACCTCTTACAGAACTAACTCCAATATCTCCCGACTGTCTTTTACAACTTCTGCCAGATCTACCAAATAAACCTTTAACATCAGGAAGAACTTCCTGTATTGCAGAGATAAGCATCTTAGATGTACCACTTGGAGCATCTTCTTTTCTATTGTGATGTTTTTCAACTATTTCTATATCAAAATCAAGAAGCTTAGCAGCCTGTTTAACTAGCTCGATAAGAACATTTACACCAACTGAAGTATTGTGAGAAAGAAGCACAGGAACTTCCTTAGAAACGTCCTCAATAGCTGCATCCTGTTCTGCAGTAAATCCAGTTGTAGCGATAACAACAGGAGTTTTAGTTTTTAGAACGTACTTTAACATAGAGTCAAGATTATCAGGATGAGAGAAGTCTATTATCGCATCAGCTTCAACATCGCAATTATCAAAACTCTTGAATAACTTAACATTTCCGTCGCAAGTACCTGTCTCAAGAGAACGGCTAACACCAGCCACTAACTCACACTCGCTGTCCTTAGCAACACACTCTCTTAAAATTTTACCAACGCCGCCACTATAGCCACATATAATAACTCTTAACATACTTATTACCCCCAAAATTAAAAATTCAGAAAAATTAATTTCCATGACTTAATTTTAACATTTTAAAGAGAAATATAGTAGGGGGAAAATAAATATTATTTTAAATATAATTTCAATAAAACAGTATTAATTAATAAGATTGTAATAAAATATTATGATGTGTTATAATAAAGTTGGAGCAAGAAATGAAAAAATAGGTGGTTTCCAGTTGAAGTAAATCCTCTTAGAGCAACTGAAAGGAGGTTTTCAAAATGGACTTTGAAGAGATAATAAAGTTACTCATAATACCGATTATTGTCGGTGTAGTAATTAATCGTATATCTGACAAAAAAGAAAAAAGCCACCGAAAAACTGTTGGTCGCAGGAACGGTGGCTTTACCTTTACTTTAACTATTAAGTTGAAGAAGAGGTAACCCTCTAAACCTCTACTCCATCTATATTTCTTGCTCTTATTATAACATACTTTAAGAATATGAGCCACTTTTTATAGGCTCTTTTTTAGATTTCATAACCATATAAAATAAGATACAATCTGCTTTAGCATTTAGCAAGCGCCTTATGCAAAGACAGGATAGAATAATAATGGAAATAAAAATAGGATAAGGAATTACCGACGCAGCGACAATGGAGGACGCGTATTTTACTAGCACAAAAGCAAATAACTGTAACACGCGTCCGATCTTGGAGCAAGTGGTAATCCTTATCCTATTTTTCTATTTCCTAGTATTACAACTGTCTTAAATCATCTAGTAGTTTTGTTTTTTCACTAGTTTTTTCATCTTTCATCTTCACAACTTTAGCTGGAGAACCAGCAACGACAGCACCTGCAGGAACATCTTTAGTGACAACAGAACCAGCTGCAACAACAGCACCTTCTCCTATTCTCACACCTTCAAGAATAACTGCATTAGCACCAATCATAACATTGTCCTCAACTATAACTGGATCTGCTGAAGGTGGCTCAAGAACACCAGCGACAACAGCACCTGCACCTAGATGAACATTCTTACCAAGAGTACCTCTAGCGCCGACAACAGCATTCATATCTACCATTGTTCCTTCACCGATAACAGCACCGATATTAACAACAGCACCCATCATAACTACTGCATTCTTTTCAATAGTAACCATATCTCTGATAATTGAGCCTGGTTCTATTCTTGCTGACTCGTGAAGAGTATTTTTTAGAGGAATAGCAGAATTTCTTCTATCGTATTCTACATGAATATCTCTTATACAGTCCTCTCTCTGATTAAGAGCAGCCATTATAGCATCGTAGTCCCCGATAAATATATGAAAAGAATCTGTTCCAAAAACTTTGTATTCATCAGTAGACTCAAAGTTGTATGGATCAGTATTTACATAAACTTTAACAGGAGTCTTTTTCTCAACTTCCTTTATATATCTTGCTATTTCATAAGCATCGTTTAAATTTACCATTAGGCAACACCCCTTTAAAAAAATTTAGTTTAATAACTTTAACTAATAACTTTATTCCCCGTTTGAAACATATACTAACATCTAATCCCCAAAATATTAAAAACTATTTTAACATATCGTCCATATTGTAGAATCCAGATTCTTTATCAGCTATAAATTTAGCTGCAGCTAATGCACCGTTGGCAAATATCTGTCTTGACTGAGCCTGATGACTTATAGTTACAACTTCACTATCTCCGCAGAATAATGCGTCGTGTTCACCAACTATAGTACCACCTCTAACAGCACTTATACCTATATCGCCAGGCTGTCTCTTACAGCTTCTACCAGATCTTCCATTAACAACATTAGATTCTGGAAGTACTTCTTTAACCCCATTTGCTATCATTATAGCTGTACCACTTGGAGCATCTACTTTTCTGTTGTGGTGTTTTTCAACTATTTCTATATCAAATCCGTTAAGAAGTTTTGCAGCTTCCTTAACTAATTTAACCATTATATTTACACCAAGTGACATATTGTAAGAGAAGAATACAGGTATTTCCTCAGATGCTTTGTGTATTCTTTCTATTTCTTCATCATTAAAACCAGTAGTTGCTATAACTATTGGAGTTTTAGTTCTTAAAGCGTATCCAAGTACGTTGTCTAAGTTTGCGTGGTTAGAGAAGTCTATGATAACATCTCCTTTTTCTTCGCAATCAGCTAATTTTTCATATATTGTTATATCCTGTACACATTTACTTTTATCGTAAGCCTGAACAAAAGCAAGTTCGCAGTTTTCGTCTGCTCTTACTGTTTCAGCAACTATTCTTCCCATTTTCCCGTCGTATCCTGTAGATATTACTCTTAACATAATTTCCTCCTAATTAAAAACTTAATTCTTTCAAGTACAATTATTAAAAACTTGATTAAGTTATATTTTATTTCAATTATTTTATATCATAAATTTAAAATTGGATTGCAAAATATCAGATATAAATCCAACCTTCTGCAATCCAATGATTTACAAATTACTAAGCCTGAACTTTAAGTCCTGCATTTATTAATTCTTTTTTTAGAACTTCAAGATTAGCAGGGTCCATATTATCAAGTGGAAGTCTTAAATCTCCAACTTCAAATCCAAGTAAATTCATAGCAGTTTTAACTGGTATAGGATTTACTTCTATGAATAATGCAGCGATTAGAGCGTCTAAATCTAACTGTATTTTTCTTGAACCTTCAACATCTCCGTTAAGATATTTTTCAACTAAATCGTGAGTTTCTCTAGGGCATACGTTAGCAAGAACAGATATAACCCCATGTCCTCCTAATGATAATAGAGGAACTATTGAATCGTCGTTTCCAGAGTATATAGCGAAATCTTCTGGAACTAAGCTTGCTATTTCAGCAACCTGTCCTAAATCTCCACTAGCTTCTTTAACAGCAACTATATTAGGAACCTGAGCAAGTTCAGCTATTAAAGCTGGAGATATGTTCATACAAGTTCTTCCAGGAACGTTGTATAAGATTATTGGTATATTAACGCTTTCTGCTATTGTTACGAAATGTTTTTTAAGACCAGATTTATTAGCTTTGTTGTAGTATGGAGTTATTATTAATAATCCGTCAACACCAAGAGCTTCAGCTTTCTGGCTTAATTCAACAGAATGCATAGTATTGTTTGATCCTGTTCCAGCTATAACTGGTATTCTTCCATTTACTTTTTTAACTGTAAATTCTAAAACAGAAAGTATTTCTTCATCTGACATTGTAGTAGCTTCACCAGTAGTACCACAAGAAACTATAGCGTCAGTTTTGTTTTCTATATGATATTCGATAAGTTCAGCTAATTTATCGAAGTTTACCTTATTATCTTTTGTGAATGGTGTTACAAGAGCAACTGCAGAACCTTTAAATAACATTTGAGATCGACCCCTTTTCTTAAAAAATATAATTTATTTTAAACTAATTCCATTTCTATAGCTTTTTCAGCTATCTGAACTGCATTAGTAGCAGCACCTTTTCTTATGTTGTCAGCTACAACCCATAGGTTAACACCGCTATCAACACTGAAGTCTCTTCTTATTCTACCAACGAATACTTCATCTCTATCAGAGAATTCAGCTGCAGTAGGGTATAGGTTTTCTGCCGGGTTATCAACAACAACAACATTTTCCATAGCAGCTAAAGTAGCTACAAGTTCATCTAAATCGAAATCTTTTTCGAATTCAAGGTTTATAGACTCACTGTGTCCGTTTTTAACTGGTACTCTTACAGTAGTAGCAGTTATTCTTATAGAATCATCGCAAAGGATTTTTCTAGTTTCGTTGACCATTTTCATTTCTTCTTTAGTATATCCATTGTCTAAGAATGAATCTATGTGAGGAAGACAGTTGAAAGCTATTGGATGTGGGTAGAATCCTGTTGGATTTCCTTTTGATCCTTCTTCTAAATCTTCAACACCTTTAACACCAGAACCAGAAACAGCCTGATATGTAGAATATACTACTCTTTTTATAGTGTATTTATCATGTAATGCTTTTAATGGTAACATAGCCTGAATTGTAGAACAGTTAGGATTAGCTATTATTCCTTTTTTGTGTTCTTTTATTGCTTCTGGATTTACTTCAGGAACAACTAGTGGAACTTCTGGATCCATTCTCCAGAAACTAGAGTTGTCTACAACTAAAGCGCCATTTGCTGCAGCTATTGGAGCGAATTTTCCACTTGTAGAACCTCCAGCTGAGAATAAAGCGATATCTATGTTTCTTCCAGTAAATGAATCTTCAGTTAATTCTTCAACAGTGTATTCTTTTCCAGCGAAAGTTACTTTTTTACCTGCTGATTTTGAAGAAGAGAAAAGATATAAATCATTTATTGGGAATTCTCTTTCTTCTAAAACTTTTAGGAATGTTCTTCCTACCATACCAGTAGCACCAACTACTGCTAAATTTACTTTTTTCATTAAAAATCACCTCATAAACATTATACATTATTTTTAATATTCTATCTGCAATTTTAAACTTTTAAAGCTAAATATTTAGGTCTACGTTAATTTTATGTATAAATTACTTGTAAAAGTTAAATAACATTCTTATTTATGAAAGTTAAATAACAGTCAAAAAAGTTCTATATACACAAAAGACGCACAAAGGAATACCTTGTACGTCTATAAATTCTTATAGCAAAGTAAACCTTGTAGCTCAACACTAAACAAGTGACAGTGCAGTATATATTTTATACTACCCCAGAAAAAATCTGTGCCCAGATAAATTCTTCGGCTATTTTCCCTTTCTTACGAGATAAGTTTGCCAACTAGCTCGCAATACTGATGAAAACAGCGCCTCTACGCAGGTTATAGATATTAAATTAAACTCTTAAAGCAATAATAATACATTCTAGTAAAAATTGCAATACAAATTTGAATAACAAATGAGAATATTAAGAAAAATTCGATTTGAAAAACTTCAAGACAAAGTCAAATTTTTTATAAGAAAGCGATATTTTTTATTAAAAATTATGTATAATAAAAGTGGACATAAAATAAAAAAATTATAATAAAATTGTTTTAGAAAATTTTTTATTGCTTAAAAACTTTTTGATGAAACAAGTTTATTTTAGACATTGCAAAAAATATTAAAATAATACAATATGGAGGACAAAATGGATACTTTAAAAGAGTTATACA harbors:
- a CDS encoding L-cysteine desulfidase family protein gives rise to the protein MRDIRNELVEMLRNEVKPAVGCTEPVALALACAKAKELLGEEVIDNKMLVSNNIFKNGMGVGIPGSKILGLKVAACMGIVGGKSADGLSVLEGLTEEEVRESEKYLEEHTISVEPTDSADKIYLEVMLKGANHEVLVKIRGRHDNFTYLAKDGEVILDNEPKEEVVADGAKEERKETLMDNATVAEIVDNVEKMDFEDIKFLLDGITMNRAMAEVGLREKTGVGTGFGIKEAIKAGELGDDLVNYAMMLTSAASDARMSGVKMPVMSSNGSGNHGLTAILPIAAYNERNPQSDERVARALAISHLITAYIKNFTGRLSPMCGCGVAAAIGCTAGLSWLMDAEQSQIEGAMENMIANLSGMICDGAKPGCACKLATASSAAVQNAILAKRGCIVPGLNGIVGRSVDESVRALGCVGDEGMSVTDNVILDVMNEMNK
- the dapB gene encoding 4-hydroxy-tetrahydrodipicolinate reductase, whose product is MLRVISTGYDGKMGRIVAETVRADENCELAFVQAYDKSKCVQDITIYEKLADCEEKGDVIIDFSNHANLDNVLGYALRTKTPIVIATTGFNDEEIERIHKASEEIPVFFSYNMSLGVNIMVKLVKEAAKLLNGFDIEIVEKHHNRKVDAPSGTAIMIANGVKEVLPESNVVNGRSGRSCKRQPGDIGISAVRGGTIVGEHDALFCGDSEVVTISHQAQSRQIFANGALAAAKFIADKESGFYNMDDMLK
- the dapB gene encoding 4-hydroxy-tetrahydrodipicolinate reductase; this translates as MLRVIICGYSGGVGKILRECVAKDSECELVAGVSRSLETGTCDGNVKLFKSFDNCDVEADAIIDFSHPDNLDSMLKYVLKTKTPVVIATTGFTAEQDAAIEDVSKEVPVLLSHNTSVGVNVLIELVKQAAKLLDFDIEIVEKHHNRKEDAPSGTSKMLISAIQEVLPDVKGLFGRSGRSCKRQSGDIGVSSVRGGNIVSDHDVLFCGDSEVVTLAHHAQSNAIFAEGAIFAAKKILDKENGLYDMKDIL
- the dapA gene encoding 4-hydroxy-tetrahydrodipicolinate synthase encodes the protein MLFKGSAVALVTPFTKDNKVNFDKLAELIEYHIENKTDAIVSCGTTGEATTMSDEEILSVLEFTVKKVNGRIPVIAGTGSNNTMHSVELSQKAEALGVDGLLIITPYYNKANKSGLKKHFVTIAESVNIPIILYNVPGRTCMNISPALIAELAQVPNIVAVKEASGDLGQVAEIASLVPEDFAIYSGNDDSIVPLLSLGGHGVISVLANVCPRETHDLVEKYLNGDVEGSRKIQLDLDALIAALFIEVNPIPVKTAMNLLGFEVGDLRLPLDNMDPANLEVLKKELINAGLKVQA
- a CDS encoding aspartate-semialdehyde dehydrogenase, whose product is MKKVNLAVVGATGMVGRTFLKVLEEREFPINDLYLFSSSKSAGKKVTFAGKEYTVEELTEDSFTGRNIDIALFSAGGSTSGKFAPIAAANGALVVDNSSFWRMDPEVPLVVPEVNPEAIKEHKKGIIANPNCSTIQAMLPLKALHDKYTIKRVVYSTYQAVSGSGVKGVEDLEEGSKGNPTGFYPHPIAFNCLPHIDSFLDNGYTKEEMKMVNETRKILCDDSIRITATTVRVPVKNGHSESINLEFEKDFDLDELVATLAAMENVVVVDNPAENLYPTAAEFSDRDEVFVGRIRRDFSVDSGVNLWVVADNIRKGAATNAVQIAEKAIEMELV
- the hpt gene encoding hypoxanthine phosphoribosyltransferase — its product is MDITKKKWETMYTEEDIAKRVKELGKQITEDYKDKKLMVVALLRGSFIFCADLVRSIDLPLRVNFMTTSSYGNSEETSGTVKVSSDVTVDLEGYDVLVVDDITDSAVTMDFVLKHLKAKNPASIKSCVLLDKPSRRKVDLVPDYCGYEVEDKFVVGYGFDCGDYFRNVPYIFNVTDEDR
- the dapD gene encoding 2,3,4,5-tetrahydropyridine-2,6-dicarboxylate N-acetyltransferase produces the protein MVNLNDAYEIARYIKEVEKKTPVKVYVNTDPYNFESTDEYKVFGTDSFHIFIGDYDAIMAALNQREDCIRDIHVEYDRRNSAIPLKNTLHESARIEPGSIIRDMVTIEKNAVVMMGAVVNIGAVIGEGTMVDMNAVVGARGTLGKNVHLGAGAVVAGVLEPPSADPVIVEDNVMIGANAVILEGVRIGEGAVVAAGSVVTKDVPAGAVVAGSPAKVVKMKDEKTSEKTKLLDDLRQL